TTGAGTTGTTTTTTAATATATTTATTAATTCCATACCCATTTTGCCACTACTTGCGTTTGTAATGTATCTTACTTTATCTATATAACTTCTTGTTTTACCTAAGTTTATTAATACTGTTTTTTTACTTAAGTTTTCAAATTTGTATAAGTGACTTTCAACTATTTCAACAACTTCAATTGGCTCTAAAGCTCTACCAATACCTTCATGACCACTTGCTAATCTCCCAAATTTTGGTTCAATTCATTCTACTCTTTGTGTTTCTAAAAGAATTTTCTTATTTTTTTCTAAAATTGGATTTAAATACATATTTGTATTCATGCTTGGGAAAAGAATTGTTTCATAGTTTGAAACTGAAAAAATTAAACTCGCCATATCATCAGCAATTCCACTAGATATTTTTCCAATATAGTTATAACTTGCAGGATAAACAATGTTTAAAGTGCTTTCAAAAGCTAATTTAATATGATCTCCATAATGATGATTATCATAAAAATCATGATCAAAAATATTTTCTAAGTAATCTAATCCACTAAAATCTACAAATTTTTTAGCATTTTTAGTTAAAATTAACCTAACTTCATACTTTTTAATTAATAATTCATATAATTCTCTTGATTTACTAGCAGCAATTCCACCAGTTACTATTAAATTTATTTTTTTCTTCATAATTTATCTTACTTTCAAAGTTATTATCTTACTTTTTAACTTATTTTTTTAACTTTTTTTAATTTTTTTGTCTTTTTTATTGCAACAAATTAAATAAGTATCTATAATTATTTTTGACTAGGAGTTGAAATAATGGCAAGTGTTGTTGTACGCGAAGGTGAACCAATCGAAAAAGCATTAAAACGTTTTCAAAAAGTAGCTGCTTCTAATAAATCTGAAGCAAGAAGACGTGAATATCACTTAAGTAAAAAAGAAAAACGTATTTACAAACAAAAACAAAACAGAAAATTTGGATAATTCCAATTTTTTTTTTAACTTTTTATGTATTTTTTTGTTTATTATTAACAATTAATATATAATATATTTGTTTAGATAGTATTTAAGGGGGCAATTATGGCAGCAAAAGGTACACCAAAAAACTCAAAAACAAACGCAATTCAAAGTTTAAGAACAACAGGATCAAGTAAGAAGATGACAAGTGGTAAAGCATTTGAAAGACCTAAGTTACTTTTCAATGAAAGTGTTTCTAAAGTTGAATTGTTAAGACAATCAAACTACTTGTCTTCAACTAAAAAAACTAAAACTGGAAGAGATCTAAGTGCATTACCTCCAGGAGTTAGAAAATCAATTGAAGAAAAAGAAAGAATTGCAGCTGCGTTAAGTTTTGGTACAAGTAACGATATTGAAGATATCAGAAAAAGATTCTTGATAGAGAAAAAACCTCTAACAAAAGCAAGAGCAACTGAAATTAGAGAAGAAAGAATGAGATTCTTTCAAAACAATATTGAAAAATCAAAATCAGGTAAAAGTAAATTAAACTCATTAAATTATGGTTCTGATAAAGATCCGATAAGAAAAATGAGAGAAGAAGAAATGGCTAGAAATAGTAAAAAAGTTCAAGATTCTGTAGCTGCAACTAAAATTAAGGCAACTGGGAAATCAAAAATTACTAAAGCTGCTTCAACTGCTAAAACTACTACTAAAAAAACTACATCAGCTGCTAAAAAGCCAGCTGCTAAAAAAACTACAGCAAAAAAATAATTATATAAAAGAAACCAAATTTGGGTTCTTTTTTTTATTTTAATCGATTAATTGTTTGAGGTGATTTTATGTATTATTTGAAATCAAAAATAAAGGACTTTAATGGTGAATATATAACTGTAGAAATTAATGGAATTGGTTATAAGGGTATTAAGATGTTCAAAGAAGAATTGTTAATAGATCAAGAAATATTAATGTATACTATCAAATATGAAAATGATTATATAAACGAAATATTATTTTTCTTAGAAATAAAAGCAAGAGAAATATGTGAAATAATTTTGAATATTAAAAATATTGGAATAACTACAATAAAAAAACTGTTTACAAATCTTAATTATAAAGAGGTTATAAAAATTTGTAAGGAACAAGATATTAACCGGTTAATGGTTTCTACAAAATTATCTGAATCAATCTGCAAAAAAGTTATTCAAGAAGTTAGAAGTAAATTATTTAAAGTAAAATATAATTCAAAGCAAATGAATATTATAAACACATTAAACAAACTTGGATATAAAATATCAGACATTTATAAATCAATTAATAAAATTGATTTTACTTTAAGTGAAGACTTAATTCTAGAAAGAGCCATTTTAAATTTAAATTCATATGGAAAATAATATTTTTAGACCTTCATGTCTTGATGAATTTATAGGACAAAAAAATATAATTGATAACTTAAATGTCTTTGTTCAGTCAGCTAAAAAGAGGCAAAAGAATTTAGATCATATATTAATATATGGTGCATCTGGTCTTGGTAAAACAAGCCTGGGGCTCCTAGTTTCTAAAATAATGAATAAGAAAATATATATTTTAAATGGACCCAGTCTTCAAAAACCAAGTGACATAATCTCTCCATTAACTGCAATCAAAGAAAATGAAATATTATTCATAGACGAAATTCATTCTGTTTCAAAAGAAGTATTTGAAATACTTTATCCCGTACTTGAAGATAACAAGTTGAATATAATTATTGGAAAAGATTATAATTCTAAGGTTGTTAACATTAAAATACCAAATTTTAGCTTGATAGGTGCAACCACGGAGATTAACAAACTCGCAACACCTTTTATTAATAGATTTCCAATATCATTTCATTTCAGGCATTACAATGAAATTGAAATTTCTGAAATTATAAAAATAAATTGTAAGAAATTGAATGTTAATTTAAAAGAGGAAGTTATAAATTTTATTTCAAAGTTTTGTCAAAACACTCCTAGAATAGCAATTAATTTGTTAAAAAGAATTTATGATTACATAATCATTTCTGATATAAAAGAATTGAACATAAATCTAATTAAAGATATTTTTAATAAAATGGAAATATACGATTCAGGTCTAAATAGTCAAGAAGTATTGTATTTGAAATTAGTAAATGAACATAATTATTTAGGAATAGAAACTATACAACAAGTTTTAGGTTTATCTCAACAAATTATAATTAAAAACATTGAACCCATATTAATTAGGAATTTTTTAATTGAAAAAACAATTAAAGGAAGAAGGATAACTTCTAAAGGAAAAGAATGACTTAAAAATAATTTGTAAAAACATTTACTTTATTTTTTAGCTAATTAAAGCAACCATAATGGTAAAATCATATTTAAGAGGGAAAAATATGAAAATAGCAGCTTTTAATATTATAGATAGTATAGAAGAATCTGATATAAATGATTTCAAACAATCAGTGGAGTTCTTTCAAGGCAAAGGATTTAATGTTTTAGTTCCAAATGATTCCTACACAGAAAACAAAGAGCAAGAAATTAAAGAGGACTTTGAAAGACTTATCGATAGAAAGCCGTTAATAGCAATTCCAACATTTTGTAAAAAGAATGAAATTAACTTTATAAAAAAAGTTAATTGAAAAAAAATATCAAAGTCACAAACTATTTTTTGTGGTAATTCTTTTGTAACTCCTTTTTTAAATTCGATTATAAAATTTACCAACAATACAGTTTTGTATGGTCCAAACTTTATAAGTAACTTTAATTTAGATTCTAAAGAAACTATTTACATTGATCTAATTCAAAAATCTACAAAACAAAATAAGTTAGAAGAACTAAACACTCAGAGTGCAAAGTTTTTTGGTAAAAAAGTAGTAAAGGGAAATTTAGTTGGAGGAGAAATAAATTCATATATAGAAATGTATTCAACTGGATACATCAATAAGGTATCTAAAAAAGATGTTCTATTGATTGATGGTATATTTGAAACCAAAAAAGATGTAGAAGAAGTAATTGAAAAATTAACTAAATTAAAAATAATAAATAAATTAAAAGCAATAATTATTTGTGAATCTGTAATGGAAAATCAAGAATTATTAGAAAGTTTCTTGCTTGGGTTTAAGAAAATAGCAAAAGCAAATTTGGTTGCGGGTATAAAAGGTATGATGTCTGAAGATATTGAAATAGTTAAATTGAATAGGGAAGTAATTATAGATTTTAAAAATAATAAAATTACACAATAGCATTAACTTTAGATAGAACGTTGGGAAGTCTTGAATAAAGTTTATTATAAAAATTTAATATGATGAAGTCACTTAATAATTTTAATCACTTCTATAATTTTTCTTTTTTGAGGATTATATTTATGTGTATTTAAGGAATTTTGATATATAAAAGAAAAACCAAATGGTTTTAAACTCAAATATTTTGTTAATTTTGATGTATTAATGAGTTTCTTTTCTGTGCAAGTAA
This genomic interval from Spiroplasma monobiae MQ-1 contains the following:
- the ruvB gene encoding Holliday junction branch migration DNA helicase RuvB; this encodes MENNIFRPSCLDEFIGQKNIIDNLNVFVQSAKKRQKNLDHILIYGASGLGKTSLGLLVSKIMNKKIYILNGPSLQKPSDIISPLTAIKENEILFIDEIHSVSKEVFEILYPVLEDNKLNIIIGKDYNSKVVNIKIPNFSLIGATTEINKLATPFINRFPISFHFRHYNEIEISEIIKINCKKLNVNLKEEVINFISKFCQNTPRIAINLLKRIYDYIIISDIKELNINLIKDIFNKMEIYDSGLNSQEVLYLKLVNEHNYLGIETIQQVLGLSQQIIIKNIEPILIRNFLIEKTIKGRRITSKGKEWLKNNL
- the rpsU gene encoding 30S ribosomal protein S21, with product MASVVVREGEPIEKALKRFQKVAASNKSEARRREYHLSKKEKRIYKQKQNRKFG
- the coaBC gene encoding bifunctional phosphopantothenoylcysteine decarboxylase/phosphopantothenate--cysteine ligase CoaBC yields the protein MKKKINLIVTGGIAASKSRELYELLIKKYEVRLILTKNAKKFVDFSGLDYLENIFDHDFYDNHHYGDHIKLAFESTLNIVYPASYNYIGKISSGIADDMASLIFSVSNYETILFPSMNTNMYLNPILEKNKKILLETQRVEWIEPKFGRLASGHEGIGRALEPIEVVEIVESHLYKFENLSKKTVLINLGKTRSYIDKVRYITNASSGKMGMELINILKNNSKSLKTVFGDTLIPILEDHNNYYVKTNQEMLDKMIKNFDNSDVVICSAALYDFEVENYKDKKIDKRSSTEENLKINLTPAIDVLKELGNKKKKQFLVGFSLANDFNLEKAWNKIKEKNLDMLVVNLTEAMESNYNQVKILLAKGNEVIEFEKLRKSEVAFKILKIIDKNI